The Bdellovibrio bacteriovorus genomic interval ATCTTCGAGGACGTATATGAACTTCATACTTTTATTATATCTTGAAATGAGTCACGAAAGTAAAATTATTTTTAAGGGGACCGAAAAATAAAATAAACAGCTCCAATCAAACACAAGCCAGCCCATAAGAAATCTAGCTTCAGTGATTGTTTCATATAGAGAACTGAAAAGCCGGCAAAGACCACCATGGTGATCACTTCTTGAATGATCTTGAGCTGTGGCAGGGTGAACTGAGTGTACCCTATACGATTGGCAGGAACTTGAAGCAGATATTCAAAAAAAGCAATGCCCCAACTGACAAGAATAGCCACCCATAAGGCAGATTCTTTGAAGGACTTTAAGTGTCCAT includes:
- a CDS encoding DMT family protein, with the protein product MSQAILPISLLVLSNVFMTFAWYGHLKSFKESALWVAILVSWGIAFFEYLLQVPANRIGYTQFTLPQLKIIQEVITMVVFAGFSVLYMKQSLKLDFLWAGLCLIGAVYFIFRSP